The Megalopta genalis isolate 19385.01 unplaced genomic scaffold, iyMegGena1_principal scaffold0021, whole genome shotgun sequence genome includes a region encoding these proteins:
- the LOC143260824 gene encoding uncharacterized protein LOC143260824, whose product MANTHNRTNQKGRKRKEDTHLNILQINLNHCRLAHNLLQQNAVDWEIDAAIWITERAAMRLAPIQLLASADGYVAVRISDITVVNCYSSPNIRLDAFVTHLQHLDDLMGILDHNHTIVAGNFNAKSPAWGSAETSSRGTAALEMANRVRICPVVSKEGHTYNRNGRHSLIDIMLCGRSVLRRLASSTILNTETAADHLYIRYVLTNNTTSRGEMPWSGVVDVDRFFTLYNATATLASPFRIETAADIDSYIKLLRELVEKSIRPQYQASHRRGGGRPRSRQQGGP is encoded by the coding sequence ATGGCAAACACCCACAACCGCACAAACCAAAAGGGCAGGAAGAGAAAAGAGGACACACATTTAAACATACTACAGATCAACTTAAACCACTGCAGGCTAGCCCACAACCTGCTGCAACAGAACGCGGTCGACTGGGAAATAGACGCAGCCATCTGGATAACCGAAAGGGCCGCCATGAGGTTGGCCCCCATACAACTCCTGGCCAGTGCGGACGGATACGTGGCGGTTCGGATCAGTGATATCACTGTAGTGAACTGCTACTCTTCGCCGAACATACGCCTGGACGCCTTCGTGACCCACCTACAACATCTGGACGACCTGATGGGCATACTGGACCACAACCATACGATCGTAGCCGGGAACTTCAACGCGAAATCACCAGCATGGGGCTCTGCTGAGACGAGCTCACGGGGCACAGCCGCCCTCGAAATGGCCAATCGCGTCCGGATCTGCCCGGTCGTCAGCAAGGAAGGGCACACCTACAATAGAAACGGGCGGCACTCGCTGATTGATATCATGCTCTGTGGTAGGTCCGTGCTCCGGAGACTTGCCTCAAGCACCATCCTGAACACGGAAACCGCCGCAGACCACCTATACATAAGGTACGTGCTCACCAACAACACCACAAGTCGCGGAGAAATGCCTTGGTCGGGAGTGGTCGACGTGGACAGATTTTTCACGCTCTACAACGCGACTGCGACGCTGGCCTCCCCTTTTCGCATAGAAACAGCGGCGGACATCGACAGTTACATTAAGTTACTGAGGGAGCTCGTCGAGAAATCTATTCGGCCCCAATACCAGGCATCACACAGGCGTGGTGGTGGACGCCCGAGGTCGAGGCAGCAAGGCGGGCCGTAA